One Chlorobaculum limnaeum genomic window carries:
- the amrB gene encoding AmmeMemoRadiSam system protein B, with protein MLASTPLPARTGAEPSTRALADTVGFAHRAWQMDSVMARIKALNHDDLVRTQQPAETAWRAAICPHDDYAYSGWLYPSVLRNIKAKTVVIFGVAHKAWRYNLENRLVFDSFSSWRGPYGAVKVSPLRDEMIRRLPADMAVVHDPMQSEEYSVEAMIPFLQHQNRDVEIISILVPFMDYERMQTVSQHLAKALFTVMKKNNLRWGSDVALLISSDAVHYGDEDWGGHNFAYYGTGSKANALAEAHDREIISTCFESKLTGKKIAQFYSYTTDPDDFKKTRWSWCGRYAIPVGLLTAHDLQKLENSAPLMGVAIAYATSISQPHLKVDDLGMGETAIATLRHWVGYSAIGFR; from the coding sequence ATGCTCGCAAGCACCCCATTGCCTGCCCGAACTGGCGCTGAACCATCGACTCGCGCCCTGGCCGACACTGTCGGGTTTGCGCATCGGGCCTGGCAGATGGATTCCGTGATGGCGCGAATCAAAGCGCTCAATCACGATGATCTGGTTCGTACGCAGCAGCCAGCGGAAACGGCGTGGCGGGCGGCGATCTGTCCCCACGACGATTACGCATACTCAGGCTGGCTCTATCCGTCGGTGCTGCGGAACATCAAGGCAAAAACCGTCGTCATCTTCGGCGTGGCGCACAAAGCGTGGCGCTACAACCTCGAAAACCGCCTCGTCTTTGACAGCTTCAGCTCATGGCGCGGCCCGTACGGAGCGGTAAAAGTTTCTCCGTTGCGGGATGAAATGATCCGCCGTCTACCTGCCGACATGGCTGTTGTGCATGATCCGATGCAGAGCGAGGAATATTCCGTCGAGGCGATGATTCCGTTTCTGCAACACCAGAACCGCGATGTGGAAATTATCAGCATTCTGGTGCCTTTCATGGATTATGAACGGATGCAGACCGTGAGCCAGCATCTTGCCAAAGCTCTGTTTACGGTGATGAAAAAGAATAATTTGCGTTGGGGAAGCGATGTCGCCTTGCTCATTTCATCCGATGCCGTGCATTACGGCGATGAGGATTGGGGCGGGCACAACTTCGCCTATTATGGAACAGGCAGTAAAGCCAACGCGCTCGCGGAAGCGCACGACCGCGAAATAATCAGCACCTGTTTTGAATCGAAATTGACCGGGAAAAAGATTGCTCAGTTTTATTCCTATACGACCGATCCAGATGATTTCAAAAAAACCCGATGGAGCTGGTGTGGGCGCTACGCAATTCCCGTTGGTCTGCTGACAGCGCACGATCTCCAGAAGCTCGAAAACAGCGCTCCGTTAATGGGAGTGGCGATTGCTTATGCTACAAGCATAAGCCAGCCGCATCTGAAAGTCGATGATTTGGGAATGGGGGAGACGGCGATTGCCACGTTGAGGCATTGGGTTGGTTATTCGGCGATCGGGTTTCGGTGA